Genomic DNA from Deltaproteobacteria bacterium:
TTCAAAGAATATAGATCACGATGAAATCGTTGTCAACAGACCAAGGGCTGGGTCAAAAATCTGACACAAAGCCGATTGCCAAGTCCGTTCTGCCGGCACTTACACACTCAGAGTGCCGAAAGGCCAAGCTATAATTCTGTGAAATTATGGCTAATATTTATAGTGATTCTGCCGCGACATTAAGGCACGATTCCTGCTAGGAGAAATGTAGGGGTAGTCTCCCTGCCATGATACAGTCTGTGTCATCGTGGAAATGCCATTTCGTACGAATCGACTCTGCCAGGCAGCGTGCCGATACTATGCCGAATATCGCAAGGGATCCTGGGGCGACAGAGTAAGGGGGTTTATTGATGCCAGATCTTGACCATGACCTAAGAACGACCACTGAAATTGCAAAAAAAGTCCTTCCCAAAATGACAGAGTGCAAGGTCCCTTTGATTCCGGAAAATTATCACGTGTGGTTTGAATATTTCATCGGCAGCAATGAAAGACTAAAAGCCGATATGGACAGCATAATAGCATCCGGCAATTCCTTTGTCCCTGAAATCAATGAAGGCCTCTATGACAAGTATTTTGGAAAAACGAAAACTGAAAAATTGATGAAACAGGTCCATAAGGAAACGCAAAAAATCCTCAAGAATATTCTCAACGACATTCTCGTCGCTAACACCTTTTCCTCAGATTACGGAAACAAACTGGAACAATACTCCCGCCAATTGACCGATGCCAGGCATCTGTCTGAAGTACAACATATCATTGGAAATCTGATAAAGGAGACGAGCAAAATGGCCGAGTCAAGTCGTGGTTTGCAAAAACGGCTTGAGAAGGCAAGCTCGCAAGCTGAAAGCTTGAGGCAAGAGCTCGAAAAGTCGGAAAGAGAGGCAAGGATCGACGCCCTTACTGGCCTGCACAACCGCAAGGCCTTTGATGACAAGCTAACGGAGCTTTATGACAAATATAC
This window encodes:
- a CDS encoding GGDEF domain-containing protein; amino-acid sequence: MPDLDHDLRTTTEIAKKVLPKMTECKVPLIPENYHVWFEYFIGSNERLKADMDSIIASGNSFVPEINEGLYDKYFGKTKTEKLMKQVHKETQKILKNILNDILVANTFSSDYGNKLEQYSRQLTDARHLSEVQHIIGNLIKETSKMAESSRGLQKRLEKASSQAESLRQELEKSEREARIDALTGLHNRKAFDDKLTELYDKYTKDGVPFSVIMLDIDFFKSFNDKYGHKIGDEALEIVGSLLREYLKGMDFPARYGGEEFIVLLPTTSLENACVVAEQIRKLISQKNLKFVRTGKRLGNISVSLGVAEITAGDTTDSLVERADKALYLAKDSGRNNVKSERDLQP